The Panicum hallii strain FIL2 chromosome 9, PHallii_v3.1, whole genome shotgun sequence genome has a window encoding:
- the LOC112877819 gene encoding proteasome subunit beta type-2: protein MECVLGVVGRDFAVVAADTSAVQSILVHKTDEDKVMVLDSHKLMGASGEPGDRVQFTEYIQKNLHLYQFRNTTPLSTAATANFTRGELATALRKNPYMVNVILGGYDKDVGPSLYYIDYIATLHKIDKGAFGYGSYFCLSLMDKLYHPDMTVEEAVDLVDKCIKEIRLRLVVAPQNFVIKIVDKDGAREYARRELVGDNASAGAAATTVAA from the exons ATGGAGTGCGTCCTGGGCGTGGTCGGCCGCGACTtcgcggtggtggcggcggacACCTCCGCCGTGCAGAGCATCCTCGTCCACAAGACGGACGAGGACAAGGTGATGGTCCTCGACTCGCACAAGCTGATGGGCGCCTCGGGGGAGCCCGGCGACCG GGTGCAATTCACGGAGTACATACAGAAGAACCTCCACCTGTACCAGTTCCGCAACACCACCCCGctctccaccgccgccaccgccaacTTCACCCGCGGCGAGCTCGCCACAGCCCTCCGGAAG AATCCGTACATGGTCAACGTTATACTTGGTGGTTATGATAAGGATGTTGGCCCTTCCTTatactacatcgactacattgCAACCTTGCacaagattgacaagggtgcTTTTGGGTACGGCTCCTACTTCTGTTTGTCGCTGATGGACAAGCTGTACCACCCGGACATGACTGTTGAGGAAGCAGTAGATCTTGTTGACAAGTGCATCAAGGAGATCCGTCTGCGGTTGGTCGTTGCGCCTCAGAACTTTGTAATCAAGattgtggacaaggatggggcgAGGGAGTATGCGAGGCGTGAGCTCGTCGGCGACAACGCATCAGCGGGAGCTGCAGCAACTACAGTTGCTGCCTGA
- the LOC112872695 gene encoding 5-epiaristolochene 1,3-dihydroxylase-like yields the protein MNDTMYNAILVALLAVSILQLLRRGGSRRRPPGPRTLPVIGSVHHVVNTLVHRRLRDLAAAHGPIMMLRIGPMPLVVVTSRELAREVLKVQDPNFANRPRLLVGGICGYGWADIIFAPTSDYWRRIRKLCIHEVLSPRRILSFQGIREEEVRRQVEAIRAAAAAGAPVNLTRMVYDISSRTISRSSFGEVRDDMPVFQDAIKRVIGLSSGFNVPDLFPRLREVLGEASGMKRKLREIHRTFDRILVDIIEKRRRERAARVAAGKEIVDENVVDVMLTLQQQNDNSWGFPVTDNTIKAVVLDMFAGGTGTSGSSTEWAMSEIVRNPRVMRKLQDEIRSAFRGKETITETDLRNSDLKYLKLVMKEAIRLHPAAPLLVPRESIATAELGGYVVPGGSRIVVNAWAISRDPRYWKNPEEFRPERFAEDGAPDFHGLHFEFTPFGAGRRMCPGYNYGLAGMQLALLQLMYHFDWRLPPGEDEVDMEEAMGLGVRRKNPLMLCATPYVPAPAVSAG from the exons ATGAACGACACCATGTACAACGCCATCCTGGTGGCGCTCCTGGCCGTGTCCATCCTCCAGCTCCTTCGCCGGGGGGGctcccggcgccgcccgccggggcCGCGCACGCTGCCGGTGATAGGGAGCGTGCACCACGTGGTGAACACGCTGGTGCACCGGCGCCTGCGTGAcctggcggcggcgcacggcccCATCATGATGCTCCGGATCGGGCCGATGCCGCTGGTGGTGGTCACCTCTCGGGAGCTCGCGCGCGAGGTGCTCAAGGTGCAGGACCCCAACTTCGCGAACCGGCCGCGGCTGCTCGTCGGCGGCATCTGCGGCTACGGCTGGGCCGACATCATCTTCGCGCCCACCAGCGACTACTGGCGCCGGATCCGCAAGCTTTGCATCCACGAGGTGCTCAGCCCCAGGCGGATCCTCTCCTTCCAGGGCATCCGCGAGGAGGAGGTGCGGCGCCAGGTGGAGGCCatccgcgcggcggcggcggccggcgcgccgGTGAACCTCACGCGGATGGTCTACGACATCAGCAGCCGGACCATCTCGAGGTCGTCGTTCGGGGAGGTCAGGGACGACATGCCCGTGTTCCAGGACGCCATCAAGCGCGTCATCGGGCTGTCCAGCGGGTTCAACGTGCCGGACCTGTTCCCGCGGCTCAGGGAGGTGCTCGGCGAGGCCAGCGGGATGAAGCGCAAGCTCCGGGAGATACACCGGACTTTCGACCGGATACTCGTGGACATCATCGAGAAGAGGCGGAGGGAGCGCGCCGCGAGGGTCGCCGCCGGCAAGGAGATCGTCGACGAGAACGTTGTCGACGTCATGCTCACGCTGCAACAGCAAAACGACAACTCATGGGGGTTCCCAGTCACGGACAACACCATCAAAGCTGTCGTCTTG GACATGTTCGCCGGCGGCACGGGGACGTCCGGCTCGTCGACGGAGTGGGCCATGTCGGAGATCGTGCGCAACCCGCGGGTGATGAGGAAGCTCCAGGACGAGATCCGGAGCGCGTTCCGCGGGAAGGAGACCATCACCGAGACGGACCTCCGCAACAGCGACCTCAAGTACCTGAAGCTGGTGATGAAGGAGGCGATCCGGCTGCACCCGGCGGCGCCGTTGCTGGTGCCGCGGGAGAGCATCGCCACGGCGGAGCTCGGCGGGTACGTGGTGCCCGGCGGGTCGCGGATCGTGGTGAACGCGTGGGCGATCTCGCGGGACCCGCGGTACTGGAAGAACCCCGAGGAGTTCCGGCCGGAGCGGTTCGCCGAGGACGGCGCGCCCGACTTCCACGGCCTCCACTTCGAGTTCACGCCGTTCGGGGCCGGCCGGCGGATGTGCCCCGGGTACAACTACGGGCTCGCCGGCATGCAGCTGGCGCTGCTGCAGCTCATGTACCACTTCGACTGGAGGCTGCCCCCCGGCGAGGACGAGGTCGACATGGAGGAGGCCATGGGGCTCGGCGTGCGGAGGAAGAACCCTCTCATGCTCTGCGCGACTCCATACGTCCCTGCTCCGGCGGTGTCCGCCGGCTAG
- the LOC112876604 gene encoding uncharacterized protein LOC112876604, translating to MAAATLLGATRLLSSPLPRPRPRPPLLPPRRGLRLLLRPARLPALRAHCRPPPPAAGEEPARPQPLLALDALRRSVLDSLAALKRPALALLLAGALLAAASSGGPHAVALAASGGRVGGSAFSSRSSSPPSYGYSAPAPRGGYTSAPFYSPSPFVSFGPAVGIGFGGSGFLVALMGFAAFLYLAGFLSDSPGNGSVLTETQKTTVLKLQVGLLGMARSFQKELDQIAEKADTSTPAGLSYVLTETTLALLRHPDCCISAYSTADVKRSMDDGEKRFNQLSIEERGKFDEETLVNVNSIKRNKTGSQRSSGFSNEYIVITVLVAAEGVHKLPAINSSNDLKTALQKLGSIPSSKILAVEVLWTPQNENDTLSERELLEDYPLLRPL from the exons atggccgccgccaccctcctCGGGGCCACgcgcctcctctcctccccgctgccgcgcccgcgcccgcgcccacccctcctcccgccccgccgcggcctccgcctcctcctcagGCCCGCGCGCCTCCCCGCCCTCCGCGCCCACTGCCGCCCACCGCCTCCCGCCGCGGGGGAGGAGCCGGCGCGGCCCCAGCCGCTCCTCGCCCTCGACGCTCTCCGGAGGTCCGTGCTCGACTCGCTCGCGGCGCTCAAGCGGCCCGCGCTCGCTCTCCTCCTTGCCGGCGCGCTGCTCGCCGCGGCGTCGTCCGGCGGGCCGCACGCCGTGGCGCTGGCCGCCTCGGGCGGGCGGGTCGGCGGGTCCGCCTTctcctcgcgctcctcctcgccCCCATCCTACGGGTACAGCGCGCCGGCGCCCAGGGGCGGGTACACGTCCGCGCCCTTCTACTCGCCCTCGCCCTTCGTCTCCTTCGGCCCGGCCGTCGGCATCGGCTTCGGGGGCTCCGGGTTCCTCGTCGCACTCATGGGCTTCGCTGCGTTCCTCTACCTCGCCGGGTTCCTGTCGGATTCGCCTGGCAATGGGAGTGTGCTCACCGAGACGCAGAAGACCACCGTCCTCAAGCTACAG GTTGGCTTGCTGGGCATGGCCCGGTCATTTCAGAAGGAGCTTGATCAAATAGCTGAGAAAGCAGATACATCTACCCCAGCTGGGTTGAGCTATGTGTTGACAG AGACAACATTGGCATTGCTTCGGCATCCAGATTGCTGTATCTCAGCTTACTCAACG GCGGATGTGAAACGAAGTATGGACGATGGGGAGAAACGTTTCAATCAACTATCAATTGAGGAGAGGGGCAAGTTTGATGAAGAGACACTCGTGAATGTGAACAGCATCAAGAGGAACAAAACTGGCAGCCAAAGATCAAGTGGTTTTAGCAATGAGTACATTGTG ATAACCGTACTGGTTGCTGCTGAGGGAGTACATAAGCTACCTGCTATAAATAGCAGCAATGACTTGAAGACAGCTCTACAAAAGCTTGGTTCCATACCATCAAGCAAAATACTG GCAGTCGAGGTCCTATGGACTCCACAGAATGAGAACGACACATTGTCAGAACGAGAGCTCCTTGAAGATTACCCGCTTTTGAGGCCTCTATAG
- the LOC112876605 gene encoding non-specific lipid transfer protein GPI-anchored 2-like has translation MAARAAPFWLLAAALVAAASAQSSGSSGGDCTSALVSLSPCMDYISGNGTSAPSASCCSQLKAVVQSKPQCLCAAIGGDASSSLGGVEIDRSRALGLPAACNVQTPPASRCNAGSSGGGSKATPSLPSGAAALRGPAGLVLGLAVAAVYAVAAA, from the exons ATGGCAGCGAGGGCGGCGCCGTTCTGGCTCCTGGCCGCGGCACTGGTCGCGGCGGCGTCCGCGCAGTCCTCCGGCTCCAGCGGCGGCGACTGCACGTCGGCGCTGGTGAGCCTGTCCCCGTGCATGGACTACATCAGTGGCAACGGCACGTCGGCGCCCAGCGCCTCGTGCTGCTCGCAGCTCAAGGCCGTGGTGCAGTCCAAGCCGCAGTGCCTCTGCGCCGCGATCGGCGGCGACGCCTCGTCGTCTCTCGGCGGCGTCGAGATCGACCGGTCGCGCGCGCTCGGCCTCCCCGCCGCCTGCAACGTCCAGACCCCGCCCGCCAGCCGGTGCAACGCCG GGTCGTCGGGCGGCGGATCGAAGGCGACGCCGTCCCTGCCGTCCGGCGCCGCGGCGCTCCGGGGGCCGGCGGGTCTCGtactcggcctcgccgtggctGCGGTCTACGCCGTGGCTGCTGCGTGA